From the genome of Psychrilyobacter atlanticus DSM 19335, one region includes:
- a CDS encoding ABC transporter permease, whose translation MDNRWEKASEEIKGEKKIRPSLTYWQDAWRRLKQNKLSMIGLVVIILLFITAIFGPMLSKFSYEDQDLKFGNIAPRFDIYEVDKSNYIYVHPEYKLFTVTSDGKLLDSLKPVKNDMMNLQKIYKVDGKKVVLDYKNAKLARKNPSIQKYKILVEGKETEVAKRVFNKTYFFGTDSHGRDLFIRVLYGARISLTVAIVATLVNFFIGIFYGGISGYLGGKVDAVMMRIMDIISTIPLLLYVILLMVIIAPGLKTIIIAMGLTFWVRMARIVRGQTLSIKQQEYVMAAKTIGAKNFRILSRHIIPNAMGPIIVSLTMMIPNAIFTESFLSFIGLGVSAPQASWGTLASDALAGIRTYPYQLFFPSLAISITMLAFNFLGDGLRDALDPRLRK comes from the coding sequence ATGGATAATAGATGGGAAAAAGCATCGGAGGAAATTAAAGGCGAGAAGAAGATAAGACCGAGTCTTACATATTGGCAGGACGCTTGGAGAAGGTTGAAACAAAATAAACTATCTATGATAGGACTAGTGGTAATAATCTTATTATTTATAACAGCAATTTTCGGACCTATGTTATCTAAATTTAGTTATGAAGATCAAGATCTTAAATTTGGTAATATAGCTCCTAGATTTGATATATATGAAGTAGATAAATCAAATTATATATATGTACATCCAGAATATAAACTATTTACTGTGACTTCTGATGGGAAACTATTGGATTCATTGAAACCGGTTAAAAATGACATGATGAATTTACAAAAAATTTATAAAGTCGATGGAAAAAAGGTAGTATTGGATTATAAAAATGCTAAATTAGCTAGGAAAAATCCAAGTATTCAAAAATATAAAATATTGGTAGAAGGTAAAGAAACAGAAGTTGCAAAGAGAGTTTTTAATAAAACTTATTTCTTTGGGACTGACTCCCATGGAAGAGACCTCTTCATAAGGGTTCTCTACGGAGCAAGAATATCACTTACAGTAGCAATAGTAGCTACCCTGGTAAATTTCTTTATTGGAATCTTTTATGGAGGAATATCTGGTTATTTAGGTGGAAAAGTAGATGCAGTAATGATGAGAATAATGGACATAATAAGTACAATTCCATTACTGTTATATGTAATCTTACTTATGGTAATTATAGCTCCAGGATTAAAAACGATTATAATAGCCATGGGACTTACCTTCTGGGTAAGAATGGCTAGAATTGTAAGAGGTCAAACTCTTAGTATAAAACAACAAGAATATGTTATGGCTGCAAAAACTATAGGAGCTAAAAATTTTAGAATACTCAGCAGGCATATCATACCAAATGCAATGGGACCTATCATCGTATCACTGACTATGATGATACCAAATGCAATATTTACAGAATCATTTTTAAGTTTTATAGGGCTGGGAGTAAGTGCTCCTCAAGCATCGTGGGGAACTTTAGCCAGTGATGCCTTGGCAGGAATAAGAACTTATCCATATCAATTGTTTTTTCCATCACTTGCAATAAGTATAACAATGCTTGCATTTAACTTTTTAGGAGATGGACTTAGAGATGCATTAGATCCAAGATTGAGAAAATAG